AAGGGGATTAAAAATGCTGGTTCATTTCACCAATTAGGCACATGCCGCATAGTATATGTCGACTAGAATAAAGGAGGAAATTACTGTGAAACGTTTGCGTCAAATAGTGACAAAAGCGGTTGTTGCGAAAGGTAAAAAGAGAATCGTAGCGAGTGAAGTGTTACGTCCACCAAATACACCAACAAGTATTTTAGGATGCTGGGTGATTAACCATCATTACCATGCAAAAAAGCAAGGTAAATATGTAGAAATTTCAGGGAAATTCGATGTAAACGTATGGTATGCGTACAATAATCATTCAAAAACTGCAGTTTATAGTGAAACAATTAACTATAAAGATCGCATAAAATTACATTATCGTGATGAAGATATTATTGATTCTGATGATGTAAAAGTACGCGTATTACAACAACCTAACTGTATCGAAGCGGTAATCACTGAAAATGGCGATTGCTTCAAAATCGTAATCGAACGTGAATTCTTAGTGGAAGTAATTGGCGAAACAAAGGTTGTTGTTTCTGTACATCCAGTAGAATTTGAAGAAGAGTGGAAATTTGAAGAGGAAGAAGACGAATCATCTTCAAGTTCTTCGAGCTCATCTAGTTCATCGTCTTCAAGCTCATCTAGCAGCAGTGAATTTAGACCAGAGTCGTCATCATTTCGAAAATAACTTTTAAAGAGCGTCTTTTCTACGAAATAAGTAGATATTAGACGCTCTTTTTTCTACTTTTGTTATAATAAAGTAGTACAATTATTAAATTTACTTGAAGAGAAGTCCCATCACTTGAAACCTTTTTAAATTTATTGGTAGCAAAAGTTTAAGATGGGATTATAGATCATTGAATTTCAAGAGAGGTAACTAAAGGATATGACAACATATACACCGATGATGCAACAATATTTATCTATTAAATCTGAATATAAAGATGCTTTTTTATTTTTTCGTTTAGGTGACTTTTACGAAATGTTTTTTGAAGATGCAGAAAGAGCCTCACAAATATTAGAAATCACATTAACGAGTCGTGACGCAGGTAGTCCAGAGCGTGTTCCTATGTGTGGAGTGCCCTATCATTCTGCGAAAGGGTATATTGAAACACTTGTTTCTAAAGGGTACAAGGTTGCCATTTGTGAACAAACGGAAGATCCAAAGCAAGCAAAGGGTGTAGTTAAACGAGAAGTAATTCAATTGATTACGCCGGGTACGATCACTGAAGGAAAAACGATTGATGGAAAGTCAAATCATTATATCGCAAGTGCTGAACAATTATCGGAGGATTCCTTTGCCTTTGTTTATTTGGACATTTCAACGGGTGAGGCTAATAGCTCTATTATTGAGGGAGGTCCTAAAGCATTGCTTCAACAGCTACAAGCCTACAATATCCAAGAGCTAGTGGTAACTGAGCAATTGCATCTAATGTTAGCAGAGCAGGCTATTCAGTTAGGAATTGTTCTATCTATTGAACAGGGAGAGATGAACAATCAACAAGTGGAGCACTATTTAATTGATTTGCCAGAAGAGATAAAAGGTGCTGCCAAAGTATTACTTCAATATATTGAAAGAACGCAAATGCGATCATTATCACACATTAGGCCGTTTAAATATACGGAATCAAAGCAGTACTTACGCATTGATACAAATTCCAAACGCAATTTAGAACTGTTGGAATCTATTCGAGGTGGCGATCAAAAAGGCACTCTACTTTGGCTACTTGACGAAACCGTTACTGCGATGGGTGGGCGGAAATTAAAACAATGGCTTCACCAACCACTTGCTAATATGAATGATATTGAAAAAAGACTAGCCATTGTAACAGACTTACTGGATGAATTTTTCTTACGTAATGAGCTTCGAGAATTACTAAAAAGTGTTTACGACCTAGAAAGGCTAGCAGGACGAATAGCATTTGGAAATGTAGGAGGGCGTGATTTAGCGCAGCTTCGTGAATCTTTACGTCAAGTTCCTGCGATTAAATCTCAGTTGTTACAAAGTGGTAAAACGAATCTGATGACTCTTGGCCATAAATTAGATGAATGTGCAGAAGTGGAGCAATTACTTTCATGTGCTATAACTGATCATCCACCGATTGCTGTTAAAGAAGGCGATGTAATCCGTGAAGGCTACAACAAAAAGCTAGACGAATTGCGTTTTGCATCTCGCAACGGGAAGGATTGGATTGCTGCTTTAGAACAAAAAGAACGTGAATTAACAGGAATTAAAAATTTGAAAATTGGTTACAACCGTATTTTTGGCTATTACATTGAAGTAACGAAGTCGAATATCGGTAATGTGGATTTATCACGCTATAATCGTAAGCAAACATTAGCGAATGCAGAGCGTTATATTACTGAGGAATTAAAAGAAAAAGAAGCAATTATTTTAAATGCAGAGGAACAAAGTTTAGCATTAGAATATGATTTATTTGTTGCATTACGCGAGGAAATTAAGTCATTTATCCCAAGGTTGCAAGCACTTGCTTCTGAAATAAGCGAGCTTGACGTCTATATTAGCTTTGCTGTTGTAGCAGAGAAATATCGATTTGTAAAACCAACGTTTCATAATGGACGAGCTATGAAAATTGTAAATGGCCGCCACCCAGTGGTTGAAAAAATGCTACATAAACAGACTTACGTACCAAATGATTGTATTTTAACGGAAGATAAAAATATGATGCTGATTACTGGACCAAACATGTCAGGTAAAAGTACGTATATGAGACAAGTGGCATTAATCGTCGTACTTGCTCAAATGGGTTGTTATGTGCCGGCAGATGAAGCTAATTTGCCCATTACAGATCAAATTTTCACACGTATTGGCGCAGCGGATGATTTAGCTGCTGGTCAATCAACATTTATGGTAGAAATGCTTGAATCTCAGAACGCCATTACAAATGCAACGGATCGTAGTTTACTTTTATTCGATGAGATTGGCCGTGGTACATCCACATATGATGGTATGGCTCTCGCTCAGTCGATGATGGAATATATTCATGATAAAATTGGAGCAAATACACTGTTTTCTACCCATTATCACGAATTAACAGCTCTAGAAGAGGACTTGAGTCGTCTGCAAAATGTACATGTAAGTGCAACAGAAAAAGATGGCAGAGTAGTATTTCTTCACAAGGTGAAAAAAGGGGCAGCGGATAAGAGTTATGGAGTCCATGTAGCACAGCTCGCAGAAATGCCAGATGCTATCATTGAAAGGGCACGTATTTTACTTGAACAGTTTGAAGCAAAGGACGTATCGTTCCAACATAAAGAAAGTGTGAATGAAGTAGCACAGCTATCCCTTTTCGAAGAAGCGACTGTTGTTGAGGAAATCGCAAGTAGTGAAACGACGGACGTTTCGACAGAGGAGGAAAAAATGGTCATTGAGAAGCTTGAGAAATTAAATATTATGGGGACAAGTCCGATACAGGCCATGAATATTTTATATGAATTACAACAAATGTTGTTAGATAAAAAATAGGCGTAAAAAAGTTTGAACACTAGAAAAACTTAAATAGCTGTACAAATAAAAGAACGGTATTTTAATTTTTAAATGAACTAGAAATAACGAAGGAGGAGAATGCAAATGGGAAAAATTCAAATTATGGATGAATGGCTATCCAATAAAATTGCAGCAGGTGAAGTAGTTGAACGGCCTTCATCAGTTGTGAAAGAGCTTGTTGAAAATGCCATTGATGCAAAAAGTACACAGGTTGAAGTTTTCCTCGAAGAAGCAGGATTAACCTCCATTCAAGTAACAGATAATGGGAGTGGCATGGATGAAGAAGATGCCCTCCTGTCCTTTGGAAGACATGCAACTTCTAAAATTACAAAAGAACAGGATTTATTCCGTATACGCACACTTGGGTTCCGAGGAGAGGCGTTGGCTTCCATTGCTTCTGTTTCCAAGGTAACTTTGCGTACATCAGACGGTGAAACAAGTGGCATTGAGGTACATCTTGAAGGTGGGCATATCGTTTCAAAAAAGCCAACAGCTTTTCGTAAGGGGACGGATATCACAGTATCCCAGTTATTTTTCAATACACCCGCTCGATTAAAATATTTAAAAACGATTCAAACAGAGCTTGGTCATACTATCGATCTTATGAACCGACTTGCCCTTTCATATCCTGATATTGCTTTTAAGCTTGTACATAATGGCGGGGTTCTCCTTCATACAAATGGACGAGGCAACGTGCAACAAGTATTAGCATCGATTTATGGCGTCCCAAATGCGAAAAAGATGATTCCGTTTAGTACTGAGAATAAGGATTATAAGGTATATGGTTATGCTTCATTGCCTGAGGTAACTAGAGCATCTAAAAACTATATTTCACTATTTGTAAATGGTCGTTGGGTAAAGCATTATTTAATCCAAAAAGCAATTGTTGATGCCTATCATACGTACTTACCGATAGAGCGTTTCCCCATTGTTGTTTTATATATTGAAGGGGACCCGTATTTAACAGATGTGAATGTCCATCCTGCTAAGCAACAAATTCGTTTAAGTAAGGAGCAGGAACTGTTGCCTTTAATCGAGGGGGCAATTCGTGAAGCAATTCGAAAAACTATTCACGTTCCACTTGCTGAGAAAAAGGAAAAGCCAGCGCGTGTTCCAAGTGAACAAATGAATATGTGGAAAACCTCTACAGCATCAACTTTTAATGAGATGAAACTGAATGAAATTGTGCAAAAGTTAAATGACGAAACATCTGTTGTAAGAGAATCTACTGAGGATGTTTTGACAGGAAATGATGTTACTTACAATGAATGGGCACCTGAACCCCATGAGACCGTAACGACTCAATCTGAATCAGCATCACCAATTGTAGTTGATGTAGAAAGAACTTTGGAAGAAATTGAACCAGAGTTAAAAAGAGAACCATTTCCTGAATTAGAAGTGGTTGGTCAAATTCATGGAACTTATATAGTAGCCCAAATGGAGGATGGTTTTTATTTAATCGACCAGCATGCAGCCCAAGAGCGGATTAAATACGAATACTTCCGGGATAAAGTGGGCGAAGTCAATCCAAATGAAAGACAGTCCTTGTTATTACCACTTACATTCCATTATTCTGCAGACGAAGCATTACTGTTAAAAGAAAATTTACAATCATTAACAGAAGTTGGGGTGTTTTTAGAGGATTTCGGGCAATCTTCCTTTGTTGTTCGTGAGCATCCAACTTGGTTCCCGAAAGGATTTGAACAGGAAATTATTGAAGAACTCATTGAACAAGTACTACAGCATAAAAAAGCGGACGTAAAAAAGCTTAGGGAAGATGCAGCCATTATGATGAGCTGTAAAAAATCAATTAAAGCAAATTATTATTTAACAAAGGAACAAATGGATGCTTTATTAGCAGATTTACGCAAGGCTGAAAATCCATTTACATGTCCACATGGTAGACCAGTAATGATTCACTTTTCTTCATATGAAGTCGAAAAAATGTTTAAGCGAGTTATGTAGAAATGCAATGTAAATTTTGATTCATGAAGTAATAATAATGAAAATTCGACATGATTACATAATTTAAAGGAGGCTTTCCCTTTGTATTCATTCAAGGAACGACCAAAAATATTAAACACTTTAAATAGCTATTCTTTTGATGTGCTCGTAATAGGTGGGGGAATCACAGGTGCGGGGATTGCACTTGATGCAGCGTCGCGTGGCTTATCTGTTGCCCTTGTAGAAATGCAGGATTTTGCAGCAGGAACTTCAAGTAGATCTACAAAGCTAGTTCATGGGGGCTTACGTTATTTAAAACAGTTAGAAGTTGGGCTTGTTGCAGAAGTGGGTCGCGAGCGTGAAATCGTCTATGAAAATGCAGTGCATGTGACGAAGCCTGAATGGATGCTACTTCCTATATATAAAGAGGGCTCCCTTGGCTCCATTACTACATCATTTGCATTAAAAGTATATGACCGATTAGCGCAAGTACGAAAAAAAGAAAGACGTAAGATGCTTTCAAAAAAACAAACACTTAATAAAGTTCCATTTTTAAAGAGTGAAGGATTAAAGGGTGCTGGATATTATGTTGAGTACAAAACCGATGATGCCCGTTTAACAATCGAAGTCATAAAAAAAGCGATTGAATACAATGCAGTCTGTCTCAACTACGCTAGAGTAACTGACTTTGTTTATAAAAAGAAAAGAATTGTTGCAGCAAATGTTCGAGATGAAATTTCTGGCGAAACAATTACCATCCATGCTCATCAAATTGTTAACGCTACTGGACCATGGATTGATGAGGTTCGTAATTTAGATCATGCGAAAAAGAATAAAAAGCATCTTCGCTTAACAAAAGGAATTCATATTGTTATTGATCAAAAAAAATTACCACTAGATCAGGCAGTATATTTTGATACACAAGATGAACGAATGGTTTTTGCTATTCCAAGAGATGGAAAAACTTATGTTGGAACAACGGATACTTTTTATGACGGAGATCCAATTGCTCCTGTTGCAAGTAAAGATGATGTGGACTACTTAATAAGTGCCATTTCATACATTTTCCCTGATTTAACCATATCAACCGAAGATGTTGAATCTACATGGGCTGGGGTTCGACCTCTCATATATGAAGAAGGAAAAGATCCTTCTGAAATTTCAAGAAAAGATGAAATTTGGACTGAGCCTAGTGGATTGATGACAATTGCTGGTGGAAAATTAACAGGATATCGTCAAATGGCTGAAGAAATAGTAAATAGGATTGTAAAAAAACACCGCTTTAAACATGCAACAAAATGTATGACGAAAGCATTGTCTTTATCAGGAGCAAAGGGATTAAATTCACGGAATTTTAAAGACTATATTAAAAATAAAGCAAAGGTAGGAGAATCCTTAGGCTTTTCCTATGAAGAAGCGCTCGCTCTAACAAGCAAATACGGTACAAATGTCGATGATGTATTTACTCATACAAAAACCTATAACAAAATGGCGGACAAGCTTCCCTTACCGTTATATGCAGAATTGCAGTATTCCATTGAAAAAGAAATGGTTTATACCCCATCTGATTTCTTTATTCGTAGAACTGGACTACTCTATTTTGATATTGCAGCTGTTCAAAAATATAAAGAGGCAGTCATTGATATAATGAGTGAAAGAATAGGCTATTCTGAAAACGAAAAGTTCATTTACAAAACGCAGCTTGACCAATTCATCAGCTGGGCAAAAGGTATCAAGTAACCAATAAGGCATGTTACTTAGCATTTGAGCAGGGAAATAGTTTCATAAACCACGCATTAAATGAATCTAGACGTTGGACTCAATCGTAATGAAACAAAGGGGGAATATGTTTGAAAAAGCGTTCTATGGAATTATTGGTAAGTGATCATACAAGAATATATGTCCGTATCTATGAACCTGAACATGAAGTGATTGGGCGTTTTCATATTCTTCATGGAATGGGGGAACATGGTGGACGTTATGATGCTTTTGCGACAATGCTTTGTGAACAGGGCTATTTTGTCACAATGCATGATCACAGAGGTCATGGGAAAACGGCTGAATTAAATGGCAAACTCGGATATTTTGCAGATGAAAACGGATTTGAACGTGTTGTAGAGGATGTCTATGATGTCCTTCAAAATGTTCGCTATGATTATAAAAAAGTGCCGATTTACATTTTTGGGCATAGTATGGGTTCCTTTATCGCAAGAAGATTTATTCAAGTGTATGGTGAAATTGTGGATGGATGTATTTTGTGTGGTACTGGAGCAACGACTACAATGCACAAAGTAGGGAATATGCTAGCCAAAACAATGGCAAGAACAAAAGGTAAGGATGTCAGAGGCGATCTTTTAAATGAGCTTAGCTTAGGAAGTTTCAATAAGCAATTTAAAAATACTAAAACAGCATTTGATTGGCTTTCATCAGACGAAGAAGAGGTACAAAAATATATCGAAGACCCTTATTGCGGATTTATTCCAACTAACCAGTTCTTTGCAGATTTAACGGACGGTCTGATTATGATAAATCGTAAAGAGGAAAATACGCGCATTCCGAAAGATCTACCTATTTTATTGATAAGTGGCAGTGCTGATCCTGTTGGTAATAATGGGAAAGGCGTTTACAAGGTCGCGAATCAATTAAAAAATGCAGGTGCACAAAATGTGATCGTTTATTTATTTGAGGAAATGCGCCACGAAATTTTAAATGAACGAAATAAACAACAAGTATTTGAAGTAGTATCACGGTGGTTAAAAAAATATGAAAAATGACAAACAAATAGACGTAGTGGCGATCGTAGGCCCTACAGCGTCTGGAAAAACAGCATTAAGTATTCAAATGGCAAAACAATTTAATGCTGAAATTATAAATGGCGATTCCATGCAAATTTACAAAGGCCTAGATATAGGTACTGCAAAAATCACAGAAGAGGAAATGGAAGGTGTTCCTCATCACTTATTAGATATAAAAGAACCAACGGAAAGCTTTTCGGTTGCGGAATATCAAACATTAGTCCGAAATAAAATCGCCGAAATACAAAGTCGAGGTAAGCTACCGATGATTGTCGGAGGTACGGGGCTATATGTGCAATCCGTTTTATATGATTTTCAATTTACACAAGAGGAAGTAGACGAAGAAGCTCGTAAAAAGTATTATGATGACTTGTCGAAAATCGGCCCTCAAGCGATGCATGATCGTTTGAATGCATTAGACCCAAAAACTGCAAAAACAATTCACCCCAATAATACACGTAGGGTTATTCGTGCTCTCGAAATGATTGAGTTGAGTGGAGTATCAAAAGCTTCTGATGAAATGAATCGTGGTAATATTCCAATGTACAATCATCTCATTATTGGACTTGATATGGATCGGGAAAAATTATATGAACGAATAAATCTTCGTGTCGATTTAATGATGAAAAAAGGTCTTTTGGAGGAAGTCAAAGGATTATATGACAGAGGTATTCGTGATGTTCAATCAGTTCAAGCAATCGGTTATAAAGAACTTTATGCCTATTTTGATGGGAAATGTACTTTGGAAGAAGCGATAGAGCAGCTTAAACAAAATTCAAGACGATATGCTAAAAGGCAGCTTACTTATTTCCGAAATAAATTGGATGTCGAATGGATAGGTCAAAATTGGAAGGAAATTCTAGAATATTCAAAATTTTTCGCTTTTCAAGAAGGGAAATCGACATTGGGAGTAGAATAAATAGAGGAATAGAAGTAATGTATACAAAAGAAAATTAGAGATAAGAGGTGTTTGTGTGAAATCAATTAATTTACAAGATACTTTTCTCAATACGTTACGTAAGAACGGAACGTTTGTCACAGTATTCTTATTAAATGGGTTTCAGCTAAAAGGGTTAGTAAAGTCTTATGATAATTTCACAGTTCTACTCGAATCAGAAGGCAAACAGCAACTAATTTATAAGCACGCTATTTCAACTTTTGTTCCTGCTAAAAACGTACCATTACAAGACAATGGTGAAGAAAATGCATAATCGATGATTAATCGGCAGTGTGTGATACTAGCCGATTTTTTCATTTTTCTTTATAATGGCAATGAAGATATAAATAGAGAATCTATTTGTTTTTAGAATGTAAATGAGAGGATTTGTAAAGATGAAACATATTACCGCTGATGAAGTTGTAAACTTATTAGACGCAAATGAAGATTTAAACATTATCGATGTTCGCGAGGATTTCGAAGTAGAAAATGGGATGATTCCTGGATCTGTGCATATTCCATTAGGTTCAATCCCTGAAAAAGTTAGCGAATTAGATCCATCAAAAGAATATATTCTCGTATGTCAAGGTGGTGTTCGTAGTGCTAATGCATGCGAATATTTAGAAGCACAAGGTTTTAACGTGACAAACCTTGAAGGCGGCATGATGAGCTACGACGGAGAATTAGAATTCAAATAATATAATAAAAATGCACATAGAAAAGTAATGTTATCTATGTGCATTTTCATTTGTAGGAAGAAATGCAGTTGTTTGCTCCGCATTCTTATTTAAAGTCCGAATAGGCAATTTCCATTTATAAATATAGGATAATACCCGTAAGGACGTAATAACGATAAATAATCCATAAAGAAATAAATCATCCTGAAGCACATTCAGACCTATCATTAACCCGGCTCCTGCTGCCCAAACAGCATAAATTTCATCTCGAAGGACGAGTGGCTTTCTTCGTGCTAGTAAATCTCGAATTATTCCGCCACCAGAGCCTGTTAGAACAGCTGCCACAATGACGGCACTAATAGGTAGTTCTAAAGAAACTGCATAAATGGCCCCTTGGATGGCAAAAGCGGATAATCCAATTGCATCGGTAAAATTTCCCCATCGATTCCAATGCTTAATCAAATGATGTGGCACAAGGAAAAAGATGGTGATTGCTGCAATAGCTATTTGGAACATCATTTCTTGCTCCCATAATGTTGACACCGGTAAACCAATTAATAAATTTCGAATGGCGCCCCCACCAAAAGCTGTCACAATCCCAAGAAGATATACACCAAACAGATCATATTCTTCTTCCATTGCAACAATAGCACCCGATATTGCAAACGCAATTGTTCCAATAATACTAAATACTTCCCATGCCATGAAAGCATCCCCCTTATATCAATCCAATTTTGAGAATAGCAGTTTAAAAGGAATTCGTAAAGATGAATTTTTTGACTATATCTGTGCATGAGAAAAATGCTATGGTTTTAATTATTTGAAAAGCAGAAAAGTATTGATATGATAATATAGGAATTTAATCAGAACTTGTTTAATGTAGATCCACACTATAGATATGATTAGAACGGAGAAGTACATATGACATTTATTTCATCATTGAACCAGGAAACATTAGCATTAGCACAAAAAATTGAAGAAAAAGTTCGCCCTTATTATGAAAAAGTGGACAAGACGGCATTCTATAATCAACAGAAAGTGCTGACGGCATTTAAAAACAATCAAGTAAGCGATTTTCATCTACATCCTTCAAGTGGATATGGCTACGACGATGAAGGACGGGACAATTTAGAACGAGTATATGCCGAAACCTTTGGGGCAGAAGCTGCTATTGTGCGCGGTCAGATTATTTCTGGAACACACGCCATTACGTTAAGTTTATTCGGCGTATTACGCCCTGGAGATGAATTGGTTTACATTACTGGGAAACCGTACGATACGCTACAATCCATTGTGGATGGCGATGATAAGGATACAGGTTCATTAAAGGATTTTGGCATCAGCTATTCCCATGTTGATTTAATCGATAACCGTGAGATTGATTGGGATGGTGTCCGACAAGCAATTAATGAGCACACGAAAATGGTAGCGATTCAAAGATCAAAGGGATATGCAACACGCCCATCCTATACTATTAAAGCGATTCAAGAAATGTGTGAAAAAATTAGAGAAATCAAATCAGATGTAGTGATTTTCGTTGATAACTGTTACGGAGAGTTTGTTGAGGAATTAGAGCCTACAGAAGTAGGTGCAGATTTAATGGCAGGTTCCTTAATTAAAAATCCAGGTGGAGGACTTGCAAAAATTGGTGGCTATATTGCAGGTCGTGCAGATTTAGTTGAAAAATGCGCCTACCGAATGACTTCACCTGGGATTGGCGCTGAAGCAGGTGCTTCATTAAATACATTAGCGGACTTTTATCAAGGATTCTTTCTCGCACCACACGTAGTAGCACAAAGTTTAAAGGGGGCTATTTTCACTTCTGCGATGCTTGAAGAAGTGGGAATGACGACTTCACCACATTATAGTGATGTACGAACAGATTTAATTCAATCGGTTTCCTTCCAAACGGCTGAACAAATGGTCGCATTCTGTCAGGAAATTCAAGCAGCTTCCCCAATCAATGCACACTTTGCTCCTGTACCGGCCTACATGCCAGGATATGAGGATGATGTCATTATGGCAGCGGGTACTTTTGTACAAGGATCTAGTATTGAATTAACAGCTGATGGCCCAATACGCCCACCTTATACTGCCTATATTCAAGGTGGACTAACTTATGAGCATGTAAAATATGCAATCTGTAGCG
Above is a genomic segment from Lysinibacillus sp. PLM2 containing:
- the yvgT gene encoding UPF0126 membrane protein YvgT: MAWEVFSIIGTIAFAISGAIVAMEEEYDLFGVYLLGIVTAFGGGAIRNLLIGLPVSTLWEQEMMFQIAIAAITIFFLVPHHLIKHWNRWGNFTDAIGLSAFAIQGAIYAVSLELPISAVIVAAVLTGSGGGIIRDLLARRKPLVLRDEIYAVWAAGAGLMIGLNVLQDDLFLYGLFIVITSLRVLSYIYKWKLPIRTLNKNAEQTTAFLPTNENAHR
- the miaA gene encoding tRNA dimethylallyltransferase, with the translated sequence MKNDKQIDVVAIVGPTASGKTALSIQMAKQFNAEIINGDSMQIYKGLDIGTAKITEEEMEGVPHHLLDIKEPTESFSVAEYQTLVRNKIAEIQSRGKLPMIVGGTGLYVQSVLYDFQFTQEEVDEEARKKYYDDLSKIGPQAMHDRLNALDPKTAKTIHPNNTRRVIRALEMIELSGVSKASDEMNRGNIPMYNHLIIGLDMDREKLYERINLRVDLMMKKGLLEEVKGLYDRGIRDVQSVQAIGYKELYAYFDGKCTLEEAIEQLKQNSRRYAKRQLTYFRNKLDVEWIGQNWKEILEYSKFFAFQEGKSTLGVE
- the ytwF gene encoding hypothetical protein — translated: MKHITADEVVNLLDANEDLNIIDVREDFEVENGMIPGSVHIPLGSIPEKVSELDPSKEYILVCQGGVRSANACEYLEAQGFNVTNLEGGMMSYDGELEFK
- the glpD gene encoding aerobic glycerol-3-phosphate dehydrogenase, which encodes MYSFKERPKILNTLNSYSFDVLVIGGGITGAGIALDAASRGLSVALVEMQDFAAGTSSRSTKLVHGGLRYLKQLEVGLVAEVGREREIVYENAVHVTKPEWMLLPIYKEGSLGSITTSFALKVYDRLAQVRKKERRKMLSKKQTLNKVPFLKSEGLKGAGYYVEYKTDDARLTIEVIKKAIEYNAVCLNYARVTDFVYKKKRIVAANVRDEISGETITIHAHQIVNATGPWIDEVRNLDHAKKNKKHLRLTKGIHIVIDQKKLPLDQAVYFDTQDERMVFAIPRDGKTYVGTTDTFYDGDPIAPVASKDDVDYLISAISYIFPDLTISTEDVESTWAGVRPLIYEEGKDPSEISRKDEIWTEPSGLMTIAGGKLTGYRQMAEEIVNRIVKKHRFKHATKCMTKALSLSGAKGLNSRNFKDYIKNKAKVGESLGFSYEEALALTSKYGTNVDDVFTHTKTYNKMADKLPLPLYAELQYSIEKEMVYTPSDFFIRRTGLLYFDIAAVQKYKEAVIDIMSERIGYSENEKFIYKTQLDQFISWAKGIK
- a CDS encoding spore coat protein E; protein product: MKRLRQIVTKAVVAKGKKRIVASEVLRPPNTPTSILGCWVINHHYHAKKQGKYVEISGKFDVNVWYAYNNHSKTAVYSETINYKDRIKLHYRDEDIIDSDDVKVRVLQQPNCIEAVITENGDCFKIVIEREFLVEVIGETKVVVSVHPVEFEEEWKFEEEEDESSSSSSSSSSSSSSSSSSSSEFRPESSSFRK
- the hfq gene encoding RNA-binding protein Hfq, whose protein sequence is MKSINLQDTFLNTLRKNGTFVTVFLLNGFQLKGLVKSYDNFTVLLESEGKQQLIYKHAISTFVPAKNVPLQDNGEENA
- the mutL gene encoding DNA mismatch repair protein MutL, with amino-acid sequence MGKIQIMDEWLSNKIAAGEVVERPSSVVKELVENAIDAKSTQVEVFLEEAGLTSIQVTDNGSGMDEEDALLSFGRHATSKITKEQDLFRIRTLGFRGEALASIASVSKVTLRTSDGETSGIEVHLEGGHIVSKKPTAFRKGTDITVSQLFFNTPARLKYLKTIQTELGHTIDLMNRLALSYPDIAFKLVHNGGVLLHTNGRGNVQQVLASIYGVPNAKKMIPFSTENKDYKVYGYASLPEVTRASKNYISLFVNGRWVKHYLIQKAIVDAYHTYLPIERFPIVVLYIEGDPYLTDVNVHPAKQQIRLSKEQELLPLIEGAIREAIRKTIHVPLAEKKEKPARVPSEQMNMWKTSTASTFNEMKLNEIVQKLNDETSVVRESTEDVLTGNDVTYNEWAPEPHETVTTQSESASPIVVDVERTLEEIEPELKREPFPELEVVGQIHGTYIVAQMEDGFYLIDQHAAQERIKYEYFRDKVGEVNPNERQSLLLPLTFHYSADEALLLKENLQSLTEVGVFLEDFGQSSFVVREHPTWFPKGFEQEIIEELIEQVLQHKKADVKKLREDAAIMMSCKKSIKANYYLTKEQMDALLADLRKAENPFTCPHGRPVMIHFSSYEVEKMFKRVM
- the mutS gene encoding DNA mismatch repair protein MutS; the encoded protein is MTTYTPMMQQYLSIKSEYKDAFLFFRLGDFYEMFFEDAERASQILEITLTSRDAGSPERVPMCGVPYHSAKGYIETLVSKGYKVAICEQTEDPKQAKGVVKREVIQLITPGTITEGKTIDGKSNHYIASAEQLSEDSFAFVYLDISTGEANSSIIEGGPKALLQQLQAYNIQELVVTEQLHLMLAEQAIQLGIVLSIEQGEMNNQQVEHYLIDLPEEIKGAAKVLLQYIERTQMRSLSHIRPFKYTESKQYLRIDTNSKRNLELLESIRGGDQKGTLLWLLDETVTAMGGRKLKQWLHQPLANMNDIEKRLAIVTDLLDEFFLRNELRELLKSVYDLERLAGRIAFGNVGGRDLAQLRESLRQVPAIKSQLLQSGKTNLMTLGHKLDECAEVEQLLSCAITDHPPIAVKEGDVIREGYNKKLDELRFASRNGKDWIAALEQKERELTGIKNLKIGYNRIFGYYIEVTKSNIGNVDLSRYNRKQTLANAERYITEELKEKEAIILNAEEQSLALEYDLFVALREEIKSFIPRLQALASEISELDVYISFAVVAEKYRFVKPTFHNGRAMKIVNGRHPVVEKMLHKQTYVPNDCILTEDKNMMLITGPNMSGKSTYMRQVALIVVLAQMGCYVPADEANLPITDQIFTRIGAADDLAAGQSTFMVEMLESQNAITNATDRSLLLFDEIGRGTSTYDGMALAQSMMEYIHDKIGANTLFSTHYHELTALEEDLSRLQNVHVSATEKDGRVVFLHKVKKGAADKSYGVHVAQLAEMPDAIIERARILLEQFEAKDVSFQHKESVNEVAQLSLFEEATVVEEIASSETTDVSTEEEKMVIEKLEKLNIMGTSPIQAMNILYELQQMLLDKK
- a CDS encoding alpha/beta hydrolase produces the protein MKKRSMELLVSDHTRIYVRIYEPEHEVIGRFHILHGMGEHGGRYDAFATMLCEQGYFVTMHDHRGHGKTAELNGKLGYFADENGFERVVEDVYDVLQNVRYDYKKVPIYIFGHSMGSFIARRFIQVYGEIVDGCILCGTGATTTMHKVGNMLAKTMARTKGKDVRGDLLNELSLGSFNKQFKNTKTAFDWLSSDEEEVQKYIEDPYCGFIPTNQFFADLTDGLIMINRKEENTRIPKDLPILLISGSADPVGNNGKGVYKVANQLKNAGAQNVIVYLFEEMRHEILNERNKQQVFEVVSRWLKKYEK